Proteins co-encoded in one Fusarium fujikuroi IMI 58289 draft genome, chromosome FFUJ_chr06 genomic window:
- a CDS encoding related to ankyrin 3 yields MSWRTGNVPDCLPGDAERRRTAGADNFNRQGDRERLSHQDYTVGWICALDIEMTAAKVMLDDIHEALPTSREDTNTYTLGNMGIHNIVIACLPLGRYGLTNAATVANNMMRTFTSIRFGLMVGVGGGVPGKVDVRLGDVVVSKEVVQYDFGKRTGDGEFRPFGNLNKPPHVLTTAVAKLQADHRTEPSRIPSILAAMLERYPGMVSSTRSSTLQDQLFDASYDHIEASGQAMSPKVDSCEHCDVSRLVQRPARSSNGPRIHYGIVASANQVIKHSLTRDQLAKELDAICFEMEAAGLMDSFPCLVIRGICDYADSHKNKQWQPYAAMTAAAYAKELLSVIPTDKHYKTYRPTSSVGVDPVLQERRKALLESLEFREIHSRRLGVEVAHEETCKWLLEEPVYQHWLDRSKLTQHHGFLWIKGNPGVGKSTIMKFAYSQAMKTMGNAIVISFFFNARGDDLEKSIGGMYRSLLWELLSKASGLQKVLDDADLVPLSRDDRPIWYSEILRSLLSLAIASLGRQRLLCFVDALDECDRRDVYGMIEHFQAIGEDSVSRGSEVYICFSSRNYPFMDIGNGQELILEHHPGHEHDLEAYIRSKLKVKKHRKADADELRNDIRVKANGVFLWVKLVVQMLNEDFGYANSLAIQRKTLEEIPPELSDLIRDILRRDNKRPENLLLSIEWILFSTRPLKWEELYFALISGLHPDTLSRWNRRNTTIQDMKQFILSSSKGLAEITKPNAQTVQFVHESVRDFLLKDDGLRHLRRDLHLETEDTHSSAHDRLKACCHTYIQVDISRYINLATPIPDLKKDAALHLRKTLLRYFPFMKYATHCVLHHGEEAGSKIPQDDFLKGFSIKAWVVLDNILRDVGAIRADPWNKRPCHTSNASLIYILAKDDFTNLMAAAFRLGFASNIHKERLENPLFAALANGHRGAVKTLLQQEMSASQAEEICARLGYGKYFSVSKGHTPLHWAIQQGDVPLATILLASKEIIPVVSSSDERTPLSLAAENGYESIVRLLLAIETVQLDPRDYMGRTPLALAAIEGYVDIVKLLLSTGNVNVNSKDYSGCTPLLGVLMRLAHAQKSSSKAEFSSKLTIAKVLLENGADIHAKDNYGRTPLLYAKDNKLTGII; encoded by the exons ATGAGTTGGAGAACTGGCAATGTTCCAGACTGCTTGCCTGGTGATGCCGAACGGCGACGGACAGCCGGCGCAGACAACTTCAATAGGCAGGGAGACAGAGAAAGGCTCTCCCACCAAGACTATACTGTTGGTTGGATTTGCGCACTTGATATCGAAATGACTGCCGCCAAGGTTATGCTGGACGACATCCACGAGGCTCTGCCTACCAGTCGAGAGGATACAAACACATATACCCTTGGCAACATGGGCATCCATAACATAGTTATCGCATGCCTTCCATTGGGTCGCTATGGCCTAACTAATGCCGCGACAGTAGCGAATAACATGATGCGGACCTTCACCTCGATACGCTTCGGTCTCATGGTCGGCGTCGGTGGCGGAGTCCCTGGTAAGGTCGATGTGCGACTCGGTGATGTCGTGGTTAGTAAAGAGGTGGTACAGTATGACTTTGGGAAAAGGACTGGAGATGGCGAGTTCCGCCCATTTGGAAATTTGAATAAACCTCCACATGTTTTAACGACCGCAGTCGCCAAGCTTCAAGCGGACCACAGAACTGAACCCAGCAGAATCCCTTCAATCCTCGCCGCCATGCTGGAACGATACCCTGGGATGGTCAGCTCTACCCGCTCCAGTACCCTTCAAGACCAGTTATTTGACGCCTCATACGACCATATTGAGGCTTCCGGTCAAGCTATGAGCCCGAAGGTTGATAGTTGTGAGCACTGTGACGTATCTCGACTGGTACAACGGCCCGCTCGAAGTAGCAATGGCCCCAGGATACACTATGGGATTGTGGCCTCAGCGAACCAGGTTATTAAGCATTCCCTTACAAGAGATCAGCTTGcaaaagagcttgatgccatTTGCTTTGAGATGGAGGCGGCAGGACTGATGGATAGCTTCCCCTGTCTAGTTATCCGTGGTATCTGCGATTATGCAGATTCTCATAAGAACAAGCAATGGCAACCGTATGCAGCAATGACTGCTGCAGCATATGCAAAGGAGCTTCTTTCTGTCATCCCTACGGATAAACACTACAAGACATATAGACCTACCTCATCAGTAGGTGTAG ATCCGGTCTTGCAGGAACGTCGGAAGGCACTACTCGAATCACTAGAGTTCAGGGAAATTCATTCTCGTCGCTTAGGCGTAGAGGTCGCCCATGAGGAAACATGTAAATGGTTGCTTGAAGAGCCGGTCTATCAACATTGGCTTGATAGATCAAAACTTACTCAACACCACGGGTTTCTGTGGATCAAGGGGAATCCAGGTGTCGGAAAATCAACAATCATGAAGTTTGCATATTCTcaagcgatgaagacgatgggGAATGCAATTGTCATttcattcttcttcaatgcGAGAGGGGACGACCTGGAAAAGTCGATTGGAGGGATGTACAGATCTCTGCTATGGGAGCTCTTGAGCAAGGCTTCTGGACTTCAAaaggttcttgatgatgcagaCTTGGTTCCATTGAGCCGCGACGATCGGCCTATATGGTATTCAGAGATTCTTCGGTCACTTCTATCTCTTGCGATAGCCAGCCTTGGCCGGCAACGCCTGCTCTGCTTTGTCGATGCACTTGACGAATGCGATCGGAGAGATGTTTATGGCATGATTGAGCATTTTCAGGCTATAGGGGAAGACTCCGTGTCAAGAGGTTCCGAGGTATACATATGCTTTTCCAGTCGCAACTATCCTTTCATGGACATAGGAAATGGTCAGGAGCTGATTTTGGAACATCACCCTGGCCATGAACACGACCTTGAAGCCTACATACGCAGCAAGCTCAAAGTAAAAAAGCATAGAAAGGCGGATGCGGATGAACTGAGGAATGATATTCGCGTTAAGGCAAACGGGGTATTTCTATGGGTCAAGTTGGTTGTCCAGATGCTGAATGAGGACTTTGGATATGCGAATAGTCTTGCTATTCAGAGAAAGACTCTTGAGGAAATCCCACCCGAACTAAGTGACCTGATCAGAGATATACTGAGGAGGGACAACAAGCGGCCAGAGAACCTACTCCTGTCCATTGAGTGGATTCTCTTTTCCACGCGACCGTTAAAGTGGGAAGAACTCTACTTTGCCCTTATCTCCGGGCTGCATCCTGATACACTCAGCAGATGGAACCGACGTAACACTACCATCCAAGACATGAAGCAATTCATCCTGAGTTCATCCAAAGGTTTGGCGGAGATCACAAAGCCCAATGCCCAGACGGTTCAGTTTGTTCACGAGTCTGTGCGAGACTTTTTATTGAAGGACGATGGTTTAAGGCACCTGAGAAGAGATTTACACCTGGAGACGGAAGATACCCACTCTTCAGCTCACGATCGACTGAAAGCCTGTTGTCATACCTATATTCAAGTCGACATCTCAAGATATATAAACCTTGCTACCCCAATACCAGACTTGAAAAAAGATGCGGCTCTTCATTTACGAAAGACCCTATTACGTTATTTCCCGTTCATGAAGTACGCAACTCACTGCGTTCTCCaccatggagaagaggctggGAGCAAGATTCCACAGGATGACTTTCTTAAAGGTTTTTCTATCAAGGCTTGGGTcgttcttgacaacatccTGAGGGACGTTGGCGCCATTCGAGCGGACCCTTGGAATAAGAGACCTTGCCATACCTCAAACGCAAGTCTTATCTATATCCTTGCAAAGGATGATTTCACAAATCTCATGGCGGCAGCATTTCGCCTCGGGTTTGCAAGTAACATACACAAAGAACGACTTGAAAACCCGCTGTTTGCGGCCCTGGCTAATGGTCATCGCGGCGCGGTCAAAACGCTCCTGCAACAGGAAATGAGTGCTTCTCAAGCGGAAGAAATCTGTGCCCGCCTTGGATACGGAAAGTACTTTAGCGTGAGTAAAGGTCATACGCCACTACATTGGGCAATCCAGCAGGGCGACGTACCGCTCGCCACCATCCTACTTGCATCCAAAGAAATTATACCGGTTGTTTCAAGTAGCGACGAACGGACACCTCTATCATTGGCCGCAGAGAATGGTTATGAAAGCATTGTGAGACTGTTATTAGCGATTGAAACCGTGCAACTTGACCCGAGGGATTACATGGGCCGGACACCGTTAGCGCTAGCCGCTATTGAAGGCTATGTGGATATTGTGAAACTGCTCCTCTCAACAGGTAATGTCAATGTCAATTCGAAGGATTACTCTGGTTGTACGCCGCTACTTGGCGTGCTGATGAGATTGGCTCACGCACAGAAGTCAAGCAGCAAGGCAGAATTTTCtagtaaattaactatagcgAAGGTATTGCTCGAGAATGGGGCCGATATACACGCCAAAGACAATTATGGTCGGACGCCACTATTATATGCAAAAGATAACAAACTTACAGGTATTATTTAA
- a CDS encoding related to integral membrane protein, with product MSFIYLNRATHVVSLIPALFGINLLTRPEATLQSFQYPIPTDPQAQKLVRGLARIYGCRNLVVSFLFFNISLTGDRKLMSFGYLGALAMCVTDGLVARNVVGHGEWQHWSFAPLCIGLLVGLNW from the coding sequence TCAACCGCGCAACGCACGTCGTCTCTCTCATCCCCGCCCTCTTCGGCATCAACCTCCTCACGCGCCCTGAAGCAACCCTCCAATCATTCCAGTACCCTATCCCCACAGACCCTCAGGCTCAAAAGCTTGTTCGTGGCCTTGCACGTATCTACGGATGTCGAAATCTTGTCGTTAgctttttgttcttcaacattAGCCTCACTGGGGATAGGAAGCTTATGAGCTTCGGGTATCTTGGGGCGCTGGCTATGTGTGTTACTGATGGGCTTGTCGCGAGGAATGTAGTTGGGCATGGGGAGTGGCAGCATTGGTCGTTTGCGCCGCTTTGTATTGGGTTGTTGGTTGGATTGAACTGGTGA